In Vibrio bathopelagicus, the following are encoded in one genomic region:
- a CDS encoding peptidylprolyl isomerase, whose protein sequence is MSRILTSIALMLVSVSVWAGPKVNVETTLGEFTIELNQEQAPISVDNFLKYVEDGSYEGTIFHRVIPGFMAQGGGFDQDMNQQATYAPIKNEGSNGLKNDTATISMARTNAPDSATRQFFINFSDNDFLNAKGGNPGYAVFGTVTEGFDVVQKMATIPTKRIGRMSDIPSDPIIINKVTLLK, encoded by the coding sequence ATGAGCCGTATTCTAACTTCTATCGCATTAATGCTGGTTAGCGTAAGCGTTTGGGCTGGCCCTAAAGTGAACGTAGAGACGACATTAGGCGAATTCACTATTGAGCTAAACCAAGAGCAAGCACCAATTAGTGTGGATAACTTCCTAAAATACGTTGAGGATGGCAGCTACGAAGGCACTATCTTCCACCGTGTTATCCCTGGCTTTATGGCGCAAGGTGGCGGTTTTGATCAAGACATGAATCAACAAGCGACTTATGCTCCGATCAAAAATGAAGGCAGTAACGGTCTAAAAAATGATACAGCAACGATCTCAATGGCTCGCACTAACGCGCCAGATTCTGCGACTCGTCAGTTCTTTATCAACTTTTCGGATAACGACTTCTTGAATGCAAAAGGTGGCAACCCTGGTTACGCTGTTTTCGGCACTGTGACTGAAGGTTTCGATGTCGTACAAAAGATGGCAACCATTCCTACTAAGCGAATCGGTCGCATGTCAGATATCCCATCAGACCCTATCATCATCAATAAAGTAACGCTTCTTAAGTAA
- a CDS encoding YajG family lipoprotein, translating into MKKLILAASIMALTACSAPQQEQINVMPEASLSSSNLVQGKTYTLTSKDVRAAQYVALVDSGRSNIQPIHAKQNMRISLEDALAKQLDSQGFRASVNSENSIVLEIQEALVTVEHTIMENQMDGKVTLEVTAETPEGKLVKTFNGTATRTGALSASNDDISMVLNDVINLVLTEIANDPELQNYMKERF; encoded by the coding sequence ATGAAAAAACTGATTTTGGCTGCTTCTATCATGGCTCTGACTGCCTGTTCAGCCCCTCAGCAAGAACAGATCAACGTAATGCCAGAAGCTTCACTAAGCTCAAGCAATCTCGTTCAAGGCAAAACATACACACTAACGAGCAAAGATGTTCGTGCCGCTCAGTATGTAGCATTGGTCGATAGTGGCCGTTCAAATATCCAGCCGATTCATGCCAAACAGAACATGCGTATTTCTCTAGAGGACGCATTAGCAAAACAACTGGACTCTCAAGGTTTCCGTGCAAGCGTAAACAGTGAAAACTCAATTGTTTTAGAGATTCAAGAAGCACTTGTTACCGTAGAACACACCATTATGGAAAACCAAATGGACGGTAAAGTCACACTTGAAGTAACGGCTGAAACACCTGAAGGTAAGCTCGTTAAAACATTCAACGGTACTGCAACTCGTACTGGTGCATTAAGCGCTTCAAACGACGACATCTCAATGGTTCTAAACGATGTGATCAACTTAGTTCTTACTGAAATCGCGAACGACCCTGAGCTACAAAACTACATGAAGGAACGTTTCTAA
- a CDS encoding methyltransferase, whose amino-acid sequence MKTELTLHDRTLTLNRFPNRSNEPLQAWDAGDEYLISHVEEMNLESGKHILIMNDSFGALSAWFSKDHDVTMMSDSFISHRGTLKNLQRNQSNRVNFLNTMDDIPHGIDLVIMQLPKTNRHLVWQLSQLRQALPEGCQVIGVNKVKEIHTSTLNLFEKYLGETKTSLAKKKHRLVFSSPNCQPIQTVEPYVEWDVDGEDIRLKNLPNVYSGEALDQGARYMLEHIPQDPELRHIIDLGCGNGVLSVKAGQLNPQARITCVDESFMAVESARQNVKDNLGEEGNFQFIANNCLDGFKKNSTYLVMCNPPFHQQQAITDHIAWQMFCDAKHVLSNGGKLIVIGNRHLGYDVKLARLFGEANVETLELNQKFEILQATREPANFNK is encoded by the coding sequence ATGAAAACTGAACTTACCCTTCACGATAGAACTTTAACCCTAAATCGTTTCCCCAACCGTTCAAATGAACCCCTTCAAGCTTGGGATGCCGGCGACGAATACCTGATTAGCCATGTTGAAGAGATGAATCTTGAATCTGGTAAACACATACTGATCATGAACGACAGTTTTGGCGCCCTATCCGCTTGGTTCTCAAAAGATCATGACGTGACCATGATGAGCGACTCGTTTATCTCTCATCGCGGAACGCTAAAAAACTTACAGCGCAATCAGAGCAACCGTGTGAACTTTCTGAACACCATGGATGATATCCCACACGGTATCGACCTTGTGATCATGCAATTACCAAAAACCAACCGCCACCTAGTATGGCAGTTGAGCCAATTGCGCCAAGCATTACCTGAAGGCTGCCAAGTGATTGGTGTGAATAAAGTAAAAGAGATCCACACTTCAACACTTAACCTGTTTGAAAAATATCTGGGTGAAACCAAAACCTCTCTGGCTAAGAAAAAGCATCGCCTTGTGTTCTCGTCTCCAAACTGCCAACCGATTCAAACGGTAGAGCCTTATGTTGAATGGGATGTGGACGGTGAAGATATTCGCTTGAAAAATTTACCAAATGTTTACTCAGGCGAGGCACTCGATCAAGGCGCTCGTTATATGTTGGAACACATTCCACAAGATCCAGAATTACGTCACATAATTGATTTGGGTTGTGGTAATGGTGTACTGAGTGTGAAAGCAGGTCAGTTAAACCCACAAGCTCGTATTACCTGTGTAGACGAAAGCTTCATGGCTGTGGAATCTGCGCGCCAAAATGTAAAAGACAATCTTGGCGAAGAAGGTAACTTCCAGTTCATCGCAAACAACTGTTTAGATGGCTTTAAGAAAAACAGCACCTACTTAGTTATGTGTAATCCTCCGTTCCATCAACAACAAGCGATTACTGATCACATTGCGTGGCAAATGTTCTGTGATGCAAAGCATGTTCTTAGTAACGGAGGTAAATTAATTGTTATTGGTAACCGACACCTCGGATACGATGTCAAACTAGCAAGATTATTTGGTGAAGCTAACGTCGAAACGCTTGAATTGAACCAAAAATTTGAGATATTACAGGCAACAAGAGAGCCTGCTAATTTTAATAAATAG
- the bolA gene encoding transcriptional regulator BolA, which produces MIQEVIETKLHNEFSPSHLNVVNESYMHNVPAGSESHFKVIVVSDVFEGLRLIARHRAVNKALSEELANNIHALSIHTYTKDEWMKQLDNVPDSPMCMGGGK; this is translated from the coding sequence ATGATCCAAGAAGTTATCGAAACAAAATTGCACAATGAGTTTTCACCAAGTCATTTAAACGTGGTGAATGAGAGCTATATGCACAATGTTCCGGCTGGTTCTGAGAGTCATTTTAAAGTGATTGTTGTCAGCGATGTGTTTGAAGGTTTGCGCCTTATTGCTCGTCACCGAGCGGTAAATAAAGCACTTTCAGAAGAACTGGCGAATAATATTCACGCGCTATCTATTCATACCTATACAAAAGATGAATGGATGAAGCAGCTAGATAACGTGCCAGACAGCCCTATGTGTATGGGTGGTGGCAAGTAA
- a CDS encoding Na(+)-translocating NADH-quinone reductase subunit A, translating to MITIKKGLDLPIAGTPSQVINDGKSITKVALLGEEYVGMRPTMHARVGDEVKKGQVLFADKKNPGVVFTSPASGKVIEVNRGAKRVLQSVVIEVAGNEQITFNSYEANQLVGLDRETVKAQLVESGAWTALRTRPFSKVPAIDSETQAIFVTAMDTNPLAAEPELIINEQSDAFVAGLDLLSILTNGKVYVCKKGTSLPRSAQSNVEEHVFDGPHPAGLAGTHMHYLYPVNAQNVAWSINYQDVIAFGKLFLTGEIYSERVVSLAGPVVNNPRLVRTQLGASLEELTDSELMPGEVRVISGSVLTGTEATGSHAYLGRYHQQVSVLREGRDKELFGWAMPGKNKFSVTRSFLGHMFKGQLFNMTTTTNGSDRSMVPIGNYERVMPLDMEPTLLLRDLCAGDIDSAQALGALELDEEDVALCTFVCPGKYEYGQLLRECLDTIEKEG from the coding sequence ATGATTACAATAAAGAAGGGTTTGGATCTTCCTATCGCAGGAACTCCATCCCAGGTGATTAATGATGGTAAGTCCATCACTAAAGTCGCCTTGCTTGGCGAAGAGTACGTTGGTATGCGTCCTACGATGCATGCTCGCGTTGGTGATGAAGTAAAGAAAGGCCAAGTTCTTTTTGCAGATAAAAAGAACCCAGGTGTTGTATTTACTTCTCCAGCAAGCGGTAAAGTTATTGAAGTGAACCGTGGTGCTAAGCGTGTTCTTCAATCAGTAGTGATTGAAGTAGCAGGCAATGAGCAAATCACGTTCAATAGCTATGAAGCTAACCAACTAGTAGGCCTTGACCGTGAAACGGTTAAAGCTCAGTTAGTTGAGTCTGGCGCATGGACCGCTTTGCGAACTCGTCCGTTCAGCAAGGTTCCAGCCATTGATTCTGAAACTCAGGCTATTTTCGTAACTGCTATGGATACTAATCCGCTAGCAGCTGAGCCAGAATTAATCATTAACGAGCAGTCTGATGCTTTCGTTGCTGGTTTAGATCTTCTTTCAATTCTGACTAACGGTAAAGTGTACGTTTGTAAAAAAGGTACTAGCTTACCTCGTTCAGCTCAGTCTAACGTTGAAGAACATGTTTTTGATGGCCCACACCCTGCAGGCCTTGCAGGCACGCATATGCATTACCTATACCCGGTAAATGCACAAAATGTAGCGTGGAGCATTAACTACCAAGATGTTATCGCATTCGGTAAGCTTTTCCTTACTGGTGAGATTTACTCTGAGCGTGTTGTTTCTCTGGCTGGTCCAGTGGTGAACAACCCACGTCTAGTTCGTACTCAACTTGGTGCTAGCCTTGAAGAGTTGACTGACAGCGAGTTAATGCCAGGTGAAGTTCGTGTGATTTCTGGTTCTGTACTTACGGGTACTGAAGCAACAGGCTCACATGCTTACCTTGGTCGTTACCATCAGCAAGTTTCTGTTCTACGTGAAGGTCGTGATAAAGAGCTATTCGGCTGGGCTATGCCTGGTAAGAACAAGTTCTCTGTTACTCGTTCATTCCTTGGTCACATGTTTAAAGGTCAGTTGTTCAACATGACAACGACAACAAACGGTAGTGACCGCTCAATGGTTCCAATTGGTAACTACGAGCGCGTAATGCCTCTAGATATGGAACCAACATTGCTGCTTCGTGATCTATGTGCAGGCGACATTGATAGTGCTCAAGCACTTGGTGCGCTAGAACTAGACGAAGAAGATGTAGCATTGTGTACCTTTGTATGTCCAGGTAAATACGAGTACGGTCAACTACTTCGTGAATGCCTAGATACGATTGAGAAGGAAGGGTAA
- a CDS encoding NADH:ubiquinone reductase (Na(+)-transporting) subunit B, with the protein MGLKKFLEDIEHHFEPGGKHEKWFALYEAAATVFYTPGLITKKSSHVRDSVDLKRIMIMVWFAVFPAMFWGMYNAGGQAIAALNHMYAGAELVSVIDGNWHYWLTEMLGASLGPDAGVGSKMLLGATYFLPIYATVFIVGGFWEVLFCMVRKHEVNEGFFVTSILFALIVPPTLPLWQAALGITFGVVVAKEIFGGTGRNFLNPALAGRAFLFFAYPAQISGDVVWTAADGFSGATALSQWAQGGGSALMNVTSGEAITWMDAFIGNIPGSIGEVSTLALMIGAAMIVYMRIASWRIIAGVMIGMIAVSTLFNVIGSETNAMFSMPWHWHLVLGGFAFGMFFMATDPVSASFTNKGKWWYGILIGAMCVMIRVVNPAYPEGMMLAILFANLFAPLFDHVVIEKNIKRRLARYGK; encoded by the coding sequence ATGGGCCTTAAAAAGTTTCTTGAAGACATCGAGCATCATTTTGAGCCAGGTGGTAAACACGAGAAGTGGTTTGCGCTTTACGAAGCAGCAGCGACAGTGTTCTACACGCCAGGTCTTATCACAAAGAAAAGCTCACACGTTCGTGATAGCGTTGATTTAAAACGTATCATGATCATGGTTTGGTTCGCGGTATTCCCAGCAATGTTCTGGGGTATGTACAACGCGGGTGGCCAAGCTATCGCTGCACTTAACCATATGTACGCAGGCGCTGAATTAGTTTCTGTTATCGATGGTAATTGGCACTACTGGCTAACCGAAATGCTTGGAGCCTCCTTAGGACCCGATGCAGGTGTTGGCAGTAAGATGCTACTTGGTGCGACATACTTCCTACCTATCTATGCAACGGTATTTATCGTTGGTGGTTTCTGGGAAGTTCTGTTCTGTATGGTGCGTAAGCACGAAGTAAACGAAGGTTTCTTTGTTACTTCCATCTTATTTGCGCTTATCGTTCCGCCAACTCTTCCTCTATGGCAAGCAGCACTAGGTATTACCTTCGGTGTTGTTGTAGCGAAAGAGATCTTCGGTGGTACGGGTCGTAACTTCCTGAACCCTGCACTTGCTGGCCGTGCGTTCCTATTCTTTGCATACCCTGCACAGATTTCAGGTGACGTAGTTTGGACGGCTGCAGATGGTTTCTCTGGTGCAACTGCTCTTAGCCAATGGGCTCAAGGCGGCGGTAGCGCACTAATGAACGTAACATCTGGTGAAGCAATCACTTGGATGGACGCATTCATTGGTAACATCCCAGGTTCTATCGGTGAAGTATCGACTCTTGCACTTATGATTGGTGCAGCGATGATCGTTTACATGCGTATCGCTTCATGGCGCATCATTGCGGGTGTAATGATCGGTATGATTGCTGTGTCTACGCTGTTCAACGTGATCGGTTCTGAGACTAATGCAATGTTCAGCATGCCTTGGCACTGGCACCTAGTTCTAGGTGGCTTCGCATTCGGTATGTTCTTCATGGCGACAGACCCAGTATCAGCTTCATTTACCAATAAAGGTAAGTGGTGGTACGGCATCCTAATCGGCGCAATGTGTGTAATGATTCGTGTAGTTAACCCTGCATATCCAGAAGGCATGATGCTTGCGATTCTATTCGCAAACCTATTTGCTCCTCTGTTTGACCACGTTGTAATCGAGAAGAACATTAAGCGGAGACTAGCGCGCTATGGCAAGTAA
- a CDS encoding Na(+)-translocating NADH-quinone reductase subunit C: MASNNDSIKKTLFVVIALSLVCSIIVSTAAVVLKPKQQANAVLDQQTKILEVAGIELAGDIPALYAENIEPRLVDFATGDFVDGDAAAYDQRKAAKDPAQSIKLSAEDDIAKIIRRANTGTVYLVKDGAETSKVIIPVHGNGLWSMMYAFVAVETDGNTVSGITYYEQGETPGLGGEVENPSWRAQFVGKKLFDENHKPAIKVVKGGAPEGTEHGVDGLSGATLTSVGVQHTFDFWLGDMGFGPFLAKVRDGGLN, from the coding sequence ATGGCAAGTAATAACGATAGCATTAAAAAGACGCTGTTTGTTGTTATCGCATTGAGCCTAGTGTGCTCAATCATCGTTTCAACAGCTGCAGTTGTTCTTAAACCTAAGCAGCAAGCTAACGCAGTTCTGGATCAGCAAACTAAGATCCTTGAAGTTGCGGGTATTGAGCTTGCAGGTGATATCCCAGCACTGTACGCAGAGAACATCGAACCTCGTCTAGTTGATTTCGCTACTGGCGATTTCGTTGACGGCGATGCTGCTGCATACGACCAACGTAAAGCGGCAAAAGATCCAGCTCAGTCAATCAAGCTTTCAGCTGAAGATGACATCGCTAAGATCATTCGTCGTGCTAACACGGGTACTGTATACCTTGTGAAAGATGGCGCTGAAACTTCTAAAGTTATCATCCCTGTTCACGGTAACGGCCTATGGTCAATGATGTACGCATTCGTTGCGGTAGAAACTGATGGCAACACAGTTTCTGGTATCACTTACTACGAGCAAGGTGAAACTCCTGGACTTGGTGGTGAAGTTGAGAACCCAAGTTGGCGTGCACAATTCGTTGGTAAGAAATTATTCGACGAAAACCACAAGCCAGCTATCAAGGTAGTTAAAGGTGGTGCTCCTGAAGGTACTGAGCACGGTGTTGATGGTCTTTCTGGTGCAACACTAACCAGCGTTGGCGTTCAACATACATTTGACTTCTGGTTAGGTGATATGGGCTTTGGTCCGTTCCTAGCAAAAGTTCGTGACGGAGGTCTGAACTAA
- a CDS encoding NADH:ubiquinone reductase (Na(+)-transporting) subunit D codes for MSSAKEIKKSILAPVLDNNPIALQVLGVCSALAVTTKLETAFVMTIAVMFVTALSNFFVSLIRNHIPNSVRIIVQMAIIASLVIVVDQVLKAYLYDISKQLSVFVGLIITNCIVMGRAEAFAMKSAPIPSFIDGLGNGLGYGFVLITVGFFRELLGSGKLFGMEVLPLVSNGGWYQPNGLMLLAPSAFFLIGFLIWAIRVFKPEQVEAKG; via the coding sequence ATGTCTAGTGCAAAAGAAATTAAAAAGAGCATCTTAGCGCCGGTGTTGGATAACAACCCTATCGCGCTACAGGTTCTTGGTGTGTGTTCTGCTCTTGCGGTAACCACTAAGCTAGAAACAGCATTTGTTATGACTATCGCGGTAATGTTTGTTACTGCTCTGTCTAACTTCTTCGTTTCTTTAATCCGTAATCACATTCCTAACAGTGTGCGTATCATCGTTCAGATGGCAATTATCGCATCATTAGTAATCGTGGTAGACCAAGTGCTTAAAGCATACCTATACGATATCTCTAAGCAGCTATCTGTATTCGTTGGCCTAATCATTACTAACTGTATTGTAATGGGTCGTGCTGAAGCATTCGCAATGAAGTCTGCTCCAATCCCATCGTTCATCGATGGTCTTGGTAACGGTCTTGGTTACGGTTTCGTTCTTATCACTGTTGGTTTCTTCCGTGAGCTTCTAGGCTCTGGAAAACTATTTGGTATGGAAGTACTACCTCTAGTGAGCAACGGTGGTTGGTATCAGCCTAACGGCTTGATGCTTCTAGCACCTTCTGCATTCTTCCTAATTGGTTTCTTGATTTGGGCAATTCGTGTGTTCAAACCAGAACAAGTAGAAGCGAAGGGGTAA
- the nqrE gene encoding NADH:ubiquinone reductase (Na(+)-transporting) subunit E, whose protein sequence is MEHYISLLVKSIFIENMALSFFLGMCTFLAVSKKVKTSFGLGVAVVVVLTIAVPVNNLVYTHILKENALVAGVDLSFLNFIAFIGVIAALVQILEMVLDRFFPPLYNALGIFLPLITVNCAIFGGVSFMVTRDYNFAESVVYGFGSGVGWMLAIVALAGIREKMKYSDVPPGLRGLGITFITVGLMALGFMSFSGVQL, encoded by the coding sequence ATGGAACATTATATTAGTCTGCTAGTTAAATCGATTTTCATCGAAAACATGGCGCTTTCTTTCTTCCTAGGTATGTGTACATTCCTAGCGGTTTCTAAGAAAGTTAAAACTTCTTTTGGTCTTGGTGTTGCGGTAGTTGTAGTACTTACAATCGCTGTTCCTGTAAACAACCTTGTTTACACACACATCCTAAAAGAAAATGCACTTGTTGCCGGTGTCGATTTAAGTTTCCTTAACTTCATCGCATTCATCGGTGTTATCGCTGCACTTGTACAAATCCTAGAGATGGTTCTAGACCGTTTCTTCCCACCTTTGTACAACGCACTAGGTATCTTCCTTCCTCTGATCACAGTTAACTGTGCAATCTTTGGTGGTGTATCTTTCATGGTAACTCGTGACTACAACTTTGCTGAATCTGTTGTTTACGGCTTCGGTTCTGGTGTGGGTTGGATGTTAGCTATCGTTGCTCTTGCGGGTATCCGTGAGAAGATGAAGTACTCTGACGTACCTCCAGGTCTACGTGGCCTTGGTATCACGTTCATTACTGTTGGTTTGATGGCGTTAGGCTTTATGTCTTTCTCTGGTGTTCAACTGTAG
- the nqrF gene encoding NADH:ubiquinone reductase (Na(+)-transporting) subunit F → MQSIILGVAMFTIIVLALVLVILFAKSKLVPSGDITIAVNGDPEKAIVTQPGSKLLGALAGAGIFVSSACGGGGSCGQCRVKVKSGGGDILPTELDHITKGEAREGERLACQVAMKTDMEIELDEDIFGVKKWECTVISNDNEATFIKELALAIPEGEEVPFRAGGYIQIEAEPHHVKYADYDIPDEYRGDWDKFNLFRYESIVKEHSIRAYSMASYPEEKGIIKLNVRIATPPPNNPDVAPGVMSSYIWSLKEGDKCTISGPFGEFFAKDTDNEMVFIGGGAGMAPMRSHIFDQLKRLNSTRKMSYWYGARSKREMFYIEDFDGLAAANENFVWHCALSDPQPEDNWDGYTGFIHNVLYENYLKDHEAPEDCEYYMCGPPMMNAAVIGMLKDLGVEDENILLDDFGG, encoded by the coding sequence ATGCAAAGCATTATTCTTGGCGTAGCGATGTTTACCATTATTGTATTGGCTCTAGTATTAGTGATTCTTTTCGCTAAATCTAAGCTAGTACCATCAGGTGACATCACTATTGCTGTAAACGGCGACCCTGAGAAGGCGATCGTTACTCAACCTGGTAGTAAGCTACTTGGTGCTCTTGCTGGTGCAGGCATCTTCGTATCTTCTGCTTGTGGTGGCGGTGGCTCTTGTGGTCAGTGTCGTGTAAAAGTTAAGTCTGGTGGTGGCGATATTCTACCAACAGAACTTGATCACATTACAAAAGGCGAAGCTCGTGAAGGCGAACGTCTTGCATGTCAAGTTGCTATGAAAACTGACATGGAGATTGAGCTAGACGAAGACATCTTTGGTGTGAAGAAGTGGGAATGTACCGTTATCTCTAACGATAACGAAGCTACTTTCATCAAAGAGTTAGCACTTGCTATCCCTGAAGGCGAAGAAGTACCTTTCCGTGCTGGTGGTTACATTCAGATTGAAGCTGAACCACATCACGTGAAATACGCAGATTACGATATTCCTGACGAATACCGTGGTGACTGGGATAAGTTCAACTTGTTCCGTTACGAGTCTATCGTTAAAGAGCATTCGATCCGTGCTTACTCTATGGCTTCATACCCAGAAGAGAAAGGCATCATCAAGCTTAACGTGCGTATTGCAACTCCGCCGCCAAACAACCCTGACGTAGCTCCTGGTGTGATGTCTTCATACATCTGGTCTCTTAAAGAAGGTGACAAATGTACTATTTCTGGTCCATTTGGTGAGTTCTTTGCTAAAGACACAGACAATGAAATGGTATTCATCGGTGGTGGTGCAGGTATGGCGCCAATGCGTTCACATATCTTCGACCAACTTAAGCGTCTTAACTCTACTCGTAAGATGTCTTACTGGTACGGTGCACGTTCTAAGCGTGAGATGTTCTACATTGAAGACTTCGACGGCCTAGCGGCTGCAAACGAAAACTTCGTGTGGCATTGTGCTCTGTCTGATCCTCAACCTGAGGACAACTGGGACGGTTACACTGGTTTCATCCACAACGTATTGTACGAAAACTACCTGAAGGACCACGAAGCTCCTGAAGACTGTGAGTACTACATGTGTGGTCCACCAATGATGAACGCGGCTGTTATCGGCATGCTGAAAGATCTTGGTGTAGAAGATGAAAACATCCTACTAGATGACTTCGGTGGTTAA
- a CDS encoding FAD:protein FMN transferase, with protein sequence MRIWLVALTSLIFLAGCEKPIEQVHLSGPTMGTSYNIKYINGDEFPESKDIHTEIDRLLEEVNDQMSTYREDSELSRFNQHKGADAFEVSEQTAIVVKEAIRLNGLTEGALDVTVGPLVNLWGFGPEARPEVVPTDEELAARKAKVGIHHLSIEGNKLTKDLPNLYVDLSTIAKGWGVDVVADYLDSIGIHNYMVEIGGEIRLKGLNRDNVGWRIAIEKPSVEERTIQEIIEPGDMAIATSGDYRNYFERDGVRYSHIINPETGKPLHHKVVSVTVLNPSSMTADGLSTGLMVLGEVRGMEIANQHNIPAFMVVKTADGFKEIASEAFKPYLGK encoded by the coding sequence GTGAGAATTTGGCTTGTTGCATTAACTTCTTTAATTTTTCTTGCTGGCTGTGAAAAGCCGATTGAGCAAGTGCATTTAAGTGGCCCAACGATGGGTACTAGCTACAATATTAAATACATCAATGGTGATGAGTTCCCTGAGTCTAAAGATATTCACACCGAGATTGATCGTTTACTTGAAGAAGTAAACGATCAGATGTCGACTTACCGTGAAGACTCAGAGTTAAGCCGTTTTAATCAGCACAAAGGTGCAGACGCATTTGAAGTTTCTGAGCAAACTGCAATTGTGGTGAAAGAAGCGATTCGTTTGAACGGTCTTACTGAAGGTGCGTTGGATGTTACCGTTGGTCCTTTAGTTAACTTGTGGGGGTTTGGCCCCGAAGCACGCCCAGAAGTTGTTCCTACAGACGAAGAGCTTGCTGCTCGTAAGGCGAAGGTGGGTATCCATCACCTGAGCATTGAAGGCAACAAACTCACCAAGGACCTACCGAACCTTTATGTCGATCTTTCGACAATTGCAAAAGGTTGGGGTGTTGACGTTGTAGCTGACTACCTTGATTCAATTGGCATTCACAACTACATGGTTGAAATTGGCGGTGAAATTCGCTTGAAAGGTCTAAACCGTGACAATGTGGGTTGGCGCATAGCGATTGAAAAACCAAGTGTAGAAGAGCGTACTATTCAAGAGATCATCGAACCGGGTGATATGGCGATTGCAACCTCTGGTGACTATCGTAACTATTTCGAGCGTGATGGTGTTCGTTACTCACACATCATCAACCCAGAAACAGGTAAACCTCTTCATCACAAAGTGGTTTCAGTGACTGTTTTAAACCCGTCTTCAATGACTGCAGACGGCTTATCTACTGGCCTTATGGTCTTAGGTGAAGTCAGAGGAATGGAAATCGCTAACCAGCATAACATCCCAGCGTTTATGGTGGTTAAAACAGCAGATGGCTTTAAAGAAATTGCTTCAGAAGCATTTAAGCCATACTTAGGTAAATAA
- the nqrM gene encoding (Na+)-NQR maturation NqrM encodes MNTFLITFGVFLAVITAMSIGYIVQKKVVKGSCGGLGAVGIDKVCNCPEPCDARKKREAREAYRVEKLAERQEKEAAWSKDRIA; translated from the coding sequence ATGAATACATTTCTGATTACATTTGGTGTTTTTCTTGCCGTGATCACAGCAATGTCGATTGGCTATATTGTCCAAAAGAAAGTTGTGAAAGGTAGTTGTGGTGGTTTAGGTGCTGTCGGTATCGACAAAGTCTGTAATTGCCCAGAACCTTGTGATGCGCGTAAAAAGCGCGAAGCACGCGAAGCTTACCGAGTTGAGAAACTGGCTGAGCGTCAAGAAAAAGAAGCGGCTTGGAGTAAAGATCGTATCGCTTAA